GTTGGCTATGGCTTCACAAGGCAGGAAGGCATCTGAGTTAGACAGGACAGTGTAGCTAGCTGCATTGCCGCCCACGATCCTGGGCTTGGTTGGCATGTCTTTGGTGGATGGCTGAAAGCCCACAATGTTGTCAGTTGTTGTATCATAACCAGTGAAGTGAGTATAGGCTTTGGAGATGGCATTGTCTATGTCTTTGCTGGTGTATGGCGCATTAGTGTGCCCCTGCTCTGCTTCCAGAACGGTAAGTGTGTCAAAGGTGAAGGTCTTGTCAAGGCCTAGTCTGTCCCTCTTACTGGATACAGTGGGCCTGAGTCTCCTGACCATGGGTCTTTGTGTGATGTGGTACCGGCTATCTTTCCCAGACGGGAGCCTAATGTTAGTGTTCACTGTAATTGAGTCAGTGTTAATCTTGGTGTGGGATGACAATATAGTGTAAGGTGTTGACGTGGTGGTAGTTCCAGTTGTGGTTGAATAAGATTGGGTGGAGGTCATTCTGGGTCTTGCGGTGAAAGTGTAGGTTTGAGGGTGGCTAGTGGTGGACTCCAAGTCGTCTGTCCAGTTGTCCTCTTCGTATAAGTCTGAGTTGGTTTGTACTTCAGCAGTCTTGTCAGTGGAAACAGTCACTGAAGACCTTTCTGATTCTCTTGAGGGTGTGTACAGGGGCTTGGAGATGGAGACAGTCCTTGTGGGATATGTAGTGGTCTCCATGGTTTTTTCCATGGTAGTCTCCATGGTTGTTGAAGGCTCTGTTGTTTCCATGGTGGTACTCGGGGCTGCAGTAGTTGTTATGTTTTTTATGAAAGGCCTCCTGCCCCTAAAAGGCCTCCTGCCTCTGAACCCTGACCGTCCATTTGGTCTCCGTTTTCCCCCGAATCGACGGGATGGGTAACCTCCTGACCATCCAGATTCATTTCCAGAGGACGAGGCCTCGTCTGTGTCATCTCTTGAGGCTGGTTTATCTGTGGGCGGAGAGGCAATGGTCTGGGTGGCTGAAGAAGACTCTGTGGTTATGGAGGACCTGTAGTCATAGGCTGGGGTTGTAGTTTCACGGCTAGTGCTAGGCGAGGGTGTAGTTGAGGGTTCAGAGTCAGCGGAAGAATCTCTGTAATCATCGTCCAATGAGCTCTCTGGGGTCTCTTTGTGTTTACTTGGATTAGACGGTAACTCCTTCATTGGTTCAGCCAGAGACCACTGAGTGGGCAGTGTGATTGTGGTCATGGGTTTGACTGTTGTTGAGTCTTTTGTGGTAGTAGAGGGCCTCGCTGGCTTACGCAGCCTGTTAAGTATCTCTTTCTGCTTCTCGCTGTTCCCAAACAACCTTCTCCAGTCGATCTTCCCATGGATGACCTTGGAAACTGTCGTAGTTGTAATTGTAGAGGTTATTAGTTTATCTGTTGTGCTTGTCATAGGGTCCAGTGTTGTGTCAGAGACAAGGGTATCAGCGGAGGTCATGTAGCCACTGGATACCTCACTTCTGGATGGAGTCTGGGTGGAAGTGTGTTGGATGGTTCTGGTGTCCAGTGTTGTAACCATGGGTTTTTCAGTTTTTCGAAGATAGGAGCTGGGAATGTTCGAAGTTTCAGGGGAGGTTGTTGATGTGACGACAAGCGGACCACCTGTCCTCTTCTTCACGTCCTCATCGCAGTCACagtctgaaatgaaaaacataacAATGATTGTTATCAGCGTTGTCTGAATCATCATCTTAGCTTGCCTCCATCATAGTCATCATCATCGTTATCATCAACCTTCATACATCACACACTTGGCTATTCAAAACATCTCAATGCTTTTGCTAACAAAGGTGAGGTCAATATCAaagataaaatatattatagtAATAATTACAACACACAGCATACCTGTAGTCAGTTCCATAGTGTAGGGCACAGTGGCATTGCCTTGCTTCTTTATTGTGGGCTGCTTGAGTTTGTTAAGTATGGACTGGATGTCTGTGATCCGGTTGGGTTTGACTAATCTCCTCCTGCTATGGAAGTTCCTCCTCCTACCCCCTCCTCCTCGACCCTTCTTAGGTGGAATGATGTGGATCTGCTGGCGTGAGATGATGGTGGATCCTGCAGGCAATCGAGGGGACTTGATTCTTTGGGTGGTGTGGAAGGTGATTTCatcatgctctctctctgtggtgGTGACTGCAGTGAAGGTGGTCTTGCTGTCCAAATCAGTAGCTGTGTGAATCTCAGTGTGTCTGGGGGGTGATCTTGGACTGTCCATCATGGGGGTAATGTTGGGGTCTGTAAAGTGTTGTACCGCCGCCCGAGTGGACATCTCTGGTTCTTCAGGTGTTTCTCCAGAGAACAGGAGCTGAGTCTCTTCTGTGGTGTCCGTCACGATAAGGCGTAGAGTCACGGGACGCTTCAGAGGTGCTTTGGTGTCACTCTGTAGGGGGTACGTCTcactggacacactgacacttggGCTGTATGTTGTGACTGTTTCGCTCTGAGTTTCACTTCCTGTGCTTTGGGTGAATGTGGCCTCAATGGGTGTAACCTGGGTGTAGGTCGCAGTGTATGTGTTTTCTGTTGTGGCAGTAAAACTACTCCGATTGTCATTTGGGATATCAGTGGTATTAGTAATGAAATTAGTTTCACTGTCCTCTTTCATTGCCATTACCTGATTCTGATTATCATTGTTCTCTATGCTTGCAGCTACTGTATTCCTAGTTTTTTCGGGACTACCAAGGGTGGTCATGACACGACTTGGTAAAACATGAGACAGACCTTCATGAGACAGACCCTCTCCGGAACCAGGATCAATGTCCCCAGAAAATTCAGTCTCTGAATCTCtatccttttctctctcactctcggtCTTTGTAATTGAAACACCTTGGACCTTTTTAATGAACTCTGCAAATTTCAGGGGATCTACTTTCCTGGATGTTTTGTCAAAGACTCTCCTGTTACTCCATATGCGCCTGCTGCTGGCTGGACCCCTCTTCCTTCCGCCTGAGCTCCCTAGTCCTCTAACCTGAGAGGTGGATCTGAGTCTGGGATAGGGCCTATCTGACGTGATGGTCCGGGACTCCTGGCTCGTTCTGTCAGAGGGACTTGATGAAGGGATCTTACTGGTGGAATCCTCCGCATCCTGTATGCCTTTGTCAATCTCAACCAAAGCCTGTGCTCCTGACCCCTCGCTATCCACCCTTGTCACCCTCCCTGACCACTCCCCAGTGACAGTTACCAGGGATGTCAACAGGTCCACCCCCATGTGGTTAGCAGAAAGACACCGATAAAACCCCCAGTCTCTGGAAGTCAGTTCTTTTATTGATAGAGTCCCGTTACTATAGAGCTTCCGGTTCCCATAGGATTTATCCAGCACTGTGTGGTCTGGGAGAATCCACTGTACAGAGGCCTCAGGGCTACCTGTGGACCCACAGTCAAGAACCAAGCTTTGGCCCAGAGGCCGTGAGAGCCGGACCCCATTGACCTCACCTTCCTCCACATCAGCAGAAAGTACGGTGACCCTAAAGCTCAACACATCTGCATCCAGGTAGTTAGTGGCAATGCAGTGGTAGAGCCCACTGTCTGAGGTGTCTGCTCCTCTCAAGGTCAGCCTCCCATCAGCTGTGATCACTATCCTGTGGTCCTCGCTTGAGTAGGGTGCCCGCACCTTGCTGTTATCTGATAGGATCCACTCCACAGAGGGCTTTGGCTCTCCAAACGTCTGACAGTTCAGCTCTGCCACCCCACCTGGACAAATAACAACAAAGATTTTGATTAACTGCTTGTAATAATGAACCTTACTAATAGCTGTCAAATTATtttccactgtatatttatccATTTGCCAAAATTTTTTTTAGCTATCCACTAAAAAATGCATACTCCTATGCCCACCTATAAGGACAGACTGCTCAGTCTTGGTCTGGTTGTCACGATTGATGATGGTCCAGCTGTAGCGATCTCTTGACTGCGACACCTTGTTCTCTATGCGTAGGTTGACCAATGATCTATACTTGACGtgcaaagtggaaaatgtggTGGTAGTCCGATCCAGTTGGAAGTTTACTTCTCCCTGCATCAACCATGCAGGCGAGGCCTTAATCTCTGCCTCAATATCTGTGTGGATTTCATCTTGTCCCTCCTCTGGTTTAATCTGGCTGTACTTGTAGATCATGACCGGGGTCATGGAAAGCATCAACCCTCTTTCCAGCCTCATAGGCATGTCACTATATGTAGCCAGGATGCGCCAAAGCTGCTGGATGTGTTCATAGTCAATATTACAGACCAGCCATGTGGAGATGCTGGCAGTGAGCAGGGTCACATtattctccccctcctccacttGGGTTAGAGTCAGGTTCTCCATGCCAGATGGTCTTTGGACTGTGCAGGTAAGACTAGCATCATTATGGAACTGGTCTGTGATGTTCATCTGCAGAGATCCGATTGGGGCTATAAAGTCCTTGGGAGAGACTAGGGTGTAATCACCCTCATCCAAACTAATGTTTCTGTCCTTCAGATGGGGGTGGATCCAGGGCTTGGAACATATGAAGGAAtcgtggggaaggtgattgagGCTTTGACCTTGAGAGTGGACGGGGGTCTCACAGACTGGGCAAATCTGACCTCTGACATACTTCCTGTCACGCTTGCATTTCATCACACCTGTAAAACAAGAAGTTTATTATTGCAGAATCTGCACCTCCATTTCTATGGGATAATATAAAATCTTTAATGTGTTCCCTTATGTTTGGGATGACTTTGAAATGTTCTTgtattccatgaaaacatatgaaattagtttgaataggaaatacaacaaaattaataggaaatgtCTTTGACAGGGttagaaaaaagtatttttaattgaaataataattgtatccttaaaaatgtgcttttgtCTAAGAAAACTCAATTTGCAGAAATTATGGACCTTTGGCATTGTAGTTGTGAATTtcttgaggtaatctgaagagatttcaccccatgtttcaggaagcacctcccacatgttggattggcttgatgggcaaatccttccacaacagctcaataagttgagatccggtgactgtgctgaccactccattatagacagaataccagctgactgcttcttccctaaatagttattgcatagtttggagctgtgctgtgggtcattgtcctgctatAGGAGGAAATCGGCTCCAATTAAGCGCCATCCACAGTGTATGGCATTGTgtttgcaaaatggagtgatagccttccttcttcaagatcacttttaccctgtacaatcTCCCatctttaccaccaccaaagcacctagaccatcacattgccttccaccatgctttacagaaGGTGTCAAGCAGTCCTCCagcatttttttcttcataatctgaacacctcaaacttcaTCTGTCCATGATGCATTTTTCCAATCTTCTTTTGCTCAtattaatcttttctttttattggtcagtctgagatatggctttttctttgcaactatACCTAGAAGGCCAGCGTCCCAGAGTTATCTCTTCACTATTGAtgctgagactggtgttttgctggtaatattttaatgaagctgtcagtTAAGGATCTTTGagacatctgtttctcaaactagatactctaatgtatttttcctcttgctcagttgtgcaacgGGGCCCCCCACTCtgctttctattctggttagagacagtttgcagtgttctgtgaagggagcagTACACAGCGTATGACATCTtctgtttcttggcaatttcttgcattgGAATtgacttcatttctcagaactcAAATtactttcagaagaaagttatttgtttttggacattttgagcctgtattCGAACCCATAATTATTGACGCTCAAAATATTCAACTAGTGTAAAGaatgagcctgtaatcaaactcataatcattgatgccccaaaTGCACAACTAGTTAATGATActttaatcagcacagcagTTTTCTGCTGGGCTAACATAATGgcatggttttctaatgatcaattagccttttcaaattataaacttggattagcaaacacagtaCTGATGGtttctgataatgggcctctgtacgacctgtgtagatatttcattaaaaaatcatctgtttccagctacaataatcatttacaacattaacaatgtctacactgttttTCTTATCAGTGTGCTGTTATTTAAATGGACagaaatttgcttttctttaaaaaacaaggacatttctaagtgaccccaagcttttgaatggtagtgtgtaCAAAGTATTCATTACACTGTTGAATCAGAAAAGTTTGCAAATAAAGGTAAATTCCAGCTAATATTGGTTATAATGGACTTTTAACCAAGGTATAAATAGTATAAGAATTTAAATCTATACTGTTCAAAAAactaagggaacacttaaatcacatcgAGTCTCGATTAaggaaatattttaaagatcaaaatctttactgtacattgtgtaattcgttgagaacaaaatggcgtaacaacggtcaatggaaatcaaaatcactaactgattgagggctggatacAAATTCAcaccaaaaaataaaagtaaacaattgaagtCACAAGCTGTTCCAActtaatgtgactcagtagtgtgtttggcccccacatgcctgtatgcactcacGACAATGTCTGagcatgttcctgatgagacggtggaggTTGTCCTAGGGGATTGCCTCCCAGAtctggatcagagcatcagtGAGGTACTGGACAGTCTGTAGTGCTATTTGGCGGCATCAGATGGACCGATAcgtaacgtcccagaggttctcaattggattcaggtctggagaatgtgagggcatttttccaatcttctccttttgcagtgtttttttctccaaggatatgcttctccagaccatcactgacccaccaccaaactggtcatgctgattgatgttgcaggcagcataacaatCACCACAggatctccagactctttcttGTCTGtgacatgtgctcagtgtgaacctgctctcatctgtgaagagaaaggggcgccaatggcggacctgccaattctggtgatctctggtgaatgccaaccGAGCTGCACagagctgggctgtgagcacagatcCCACTAGAGTACGTCggaccctcatgccaccctcatggagtctgtttctgacagtttggtcagaaacatgcacactagTAGTCCGCTGGAGGTTATTTTCTGGgtctctggcagtgctcctcttgtTCCTTCTCGCAGATACtgatcctgctgctgggttgatgcccttctatggccttgtccagctctccttgtgtatcAGCCCATCTTCTGGTATCTccttcatgctcttgagactgtactgggagacacagcaaaccttgtgaTGGCACGTATGGGTGTGCCATCCTGAATGGCCTGCAGGTAcaacctcatgctaccagtagtgtcaaggacactagcaaaatgcaaaagtAGAggagaatcagtcaggaaggataaggagagagcaattgtctgtggccaccacctgcaaaaccattccgtTTTGAGGGGGTTGTCTTGGTGTTTCCTCTcctgtgcacctgttgtcactttcatttgcaccaaaacaggtgacattgatttacaatcgcttatgcttcctaactggacagattactatccctgaagtttaattgacttggtgttatactgtgatgattacgtgttcccttaacttttttgagcagtgtatttacatATGCTTATTTCATTATAGAATAAACAACATAGGATTTAGTCATTTCTTTTGGTATTTCATTGTACTTCACATTAATATTGAaatgaggattttttttatatcagcaaCCTGTCCAAAAATCAGCAACCTTTGGACAaaaatcttttttcttttgaaagctGTCCCATGACCATTTCATGGAATAAATTAATGCTTTAATATATTCCAGCAAATCTACCAAGTTTATTGTCcattaaaaacagaacacttttttggtttgaAAGAAAGGAAGTTAACTTGAGCACATTAATTTCATACTTTAACCATATTGTACCAAGGTTTTCTAGCTCAGTGCTTTGACTTACTACAGATGTTTGTCTGTTCAACTGTTATTTgaataataactatacagctGCTTAGGTTTCAATCCTTTTCAAACAGTCTAATTCACACTCAAAACGATAATGGGCAATCCACAAAAACAGACCTGTTGGttaatattgttttcttttgatgACGCACACATGCTCGAGGTGAATGCATTTCCTGAGCCAACAACCACGATTAAGCTTGCAACCTCCCGATCTACCACATGAAATCACTAGAACACAAtgagacaaggcagccctgtaGGATATTTCCGACTACCCTGTGTGGTGCTAAGCCAATTTtgcactgccctctgctggaTCCATGTACATGGTCAAAAATTGGCAGCAACAAAAAGCCTGATCAGTTTCGTTAAACATTCAGAAAGTAGCATGCAGAAAAGGAATGTATCCCTACCCGAATTTATCTCTGCCCACTTTGTAAACCAATTCATGCGACAGTCGCAGGACCATGGGTTGCCATGAAGATAGACATTCTCCAGCTGGGAGCAGCCATTAAATATGTCTTTGGGGAGAGTGGTGAGGAGATTGTCAGACAGGTGGATGTTCCGGACTGAGGATACCTTGAACACCTGGCTGTGCCTCAGTGTGACAAAGCTATCAGGGTGTAGCTGCTGGAGCAGATTCCCCTCTAGATGGACCAGTTGTAATGCTGTTAGACCATGGAACGCCTCTGGGTTGATGAACACAATTCGGTTGTGGTCCATGTGGAGTCGCACTATTCCCTCTAAACCTTGGAAGGTGTCCTTTTTTATCTCTTTCAATCTATTGTAGCTCATCTTCAGCACCTGAAAGCACATAatcaaaaaacacattatttgaaTTGACAGAAAGTGTTATCCTACAGCACCGATCCACGAGTGACTTGTTCCCTACAAAAGGTTCTGTAAATGCAGCCATGCGTAAGGTGTTGTGAGGTCAGCTGTTTTctaagatttaaaaaaaggaaaaacccaAGCCTTCCTTTAAACTTTGGCACCTATAAACATCTGCAGATTCCTTGATTTTTGTCCACTAATTGTAAACACTGTTGAGACAGAAATGCTCCCTTAAAATTGTGTAATACGTCAAATCATAAAAATTCCTTGCTTTCAACTTGGAATtccatggctaactgaggtataaCAGTGATTCTACTTATTAATTATGCACAGATAAACAACATTCCACATTTAGCTAAAATAAtaggtttaaaaaaagtattttattaattGCAAATGTTCCAAACTGTACCTTTAATAAAGCCATGGCTGaatattattgtaattaatactttggaaaagcattttttgtcaaagaatgatattttggaggtaatgaatggaatatttttaaaaggttttcTCACAAAACTGTTTGTTGAGTTTTGCAGATGGATATGACCATGTTTGAATCAATGAGACAACATAACAAAGAAACATATGATGCACATATTTAGGATCAGTCAACAGAGATGTAATCATTAGTCCTGTTTACAGTTGGAAATGGGAAATGTTTTGCACAGTGAATGAGCTTCTATTTGACAAATTCTCATTTCCATTTCAAtttatttccttttgttttataatgcacACACCCAAAGGTGTTTGTGAGATTGCTGTATACCTGTAAGGACTTGAGGTCTTGAAATGTTCTGTCAGCTATGCTGTGGATGGTGTTGCTGTGCAACATGAGCAGCTGCAGATTCTCCAGCCCAGACAGGTCATTCTCCCTCAGTGCAGTTATACTGTTATACctaaatatacataacaataatTTCCTCTCAATCATGGATTTTTAGCAGGATGACAAGGATGGAACTTTTATCATTGCCTATTGTACAGTTGCTGTGGATTCAAAAGGATTAAAAGCCTAAAACAATCAAGCTGTGACTTGTGAttgataacatttgaaatattttgtctgtttcagtactgcatgttattttttattgttaagaTAGTGTATTTTAGGATTTTGAGGGCAGGATAATAAAAAGTTCTATATTCCTTTATAATGAAGGTACATTTATAAGATGGTAAAACaaactgagagagggaggagaaaacaGAAGAAACTGAGAGTACGAGACAGTTTGACTCTCACCCTAGGTTAATTCTTTCCACAGCTGGCTGGATCTGTCCCGGTATTGCTGTCAGATATCTGAATGTACAATGCACTTCTGTGGGAACATAGCATGCACACGATTTGGGGCAGCCACTGCTTCCTGGTATCAGAGAAGCCAttacaaacaacacaacattcaGCAGCCACAGTCGCAAGTATGATCGACCGCAGGCACCCACATCCATCCTGGGGAGCTGGAGTGCTTGACACTCCGGAACGAACAGAACGGTTaaagttgttgtcttctcattCATTTCAACCTTCTGGAAGAAAGGAGAGACACAAATAATTCAGTTATGTGTTATAGAAAATGTTGCATACAAATGACTGTACTGTAAATGAGAAATAaggatggaagaggagagaaaatggagagaataaAAAAGGACAgtgttatggtgtgtgtgtactgcaaaaaaaatgctaatcacAATAAGTAGACATACTTCTTATTACATCTCAATAGCTAATTGAGATAAATCAGTAAACCATACCTTTTTGTTAGCACACAGATGTACAGTACAATCCAATGAAGctaaattacaaatacattcgGCCATATTAGTGtaaaattattatattaacattacaCACCTAATATAGGTGGCCCAGTTCATTAGGGAAAAGTTGTGGATAAATCCTACAGTGCAATTCTTTACTAACCTTGGGATTTACTTACCGTGGGATTTCCTGAACTGTTATTTcaaaattaaacttttttttaatataggCCAACAATgtgcaaaatataaaaaaaaaaaaatacattttgctccACATTTTTAGCATAAAGTTTTTAGTTCAGTGGCAATCTCACAGAATTTAGGCAGTATCTATTTCCATACTTCCTATTTAATCATTAGCATCTTACTTGCTAGGAGCACACAACAAACCATAGCAATTAAAATGATATCATGTGACCTCAATTAAAGGTTTATAATTCCACACTTACCAGCCAGGTGAATTAAAAATTCATCTATCTGATTGAAATGATTTGTAAATTAAAATCCAATTCTGGGAGTTAGATCCAAAAAGTCAAACTTTAGGATAAATCCTACAGTTTATAAGCCAGTAGTGTTTCAAGTCAAGTCCAGTCCAGCCTGTCTGAAGTACAGGCAACTATGAGTGCTGGTGTTGGAATGATCTGGGCACTCATGTTTAGCTCCCACCCACcatgtctcccccctctctccctcccctttgATCTCCACTAGGGAGTCAAGTGAACAGAACACATCACCTGTAATGACTGCAGCAACAACCAGCTAATTAAAACCATGCCTCCTGTTTTAAAGACATTTTGATTGGCAACGACTGATTTCCACCAGTTTCTGCTGGAAATAATTTTTGATTTATTACCTTATATTTTTCATCTGCTACATCCTTGTAAATGTGAAGATGAAAGGATTATCAGGCCATAACTTTCAGGCTACAGGAAGGGATCAAGTGCAACAAGCATGTCTCTCTAGCTAAGGTGCATGATTTAGGGATCAAAGTGTTTCATATTCCCAGGTTGGTGCTTTAAAgtataaaatactattttaccTCGTTCATTTAAGTAACTGCAATCTTTTAGTTTATTTCCCTGTCTGATCAGGAAAACTATTGTTTCTCCAACAACATTAGGCTACCTGTAGTCATGCTACATAGGCCTGCAATTAAATACGAGGACACTTGGATATACAGGCCACGTAAATTAAAAATCGAAATGAGTGGAGGAGCATTATGAATGTAGATGCTTCCATAcgggtgtactgcatgatacaattaagccattgtttcccaatcctggtcctcgggacccgaagggtgcatgtttttgtttttgccctagcactcacacacctgattcaaacttgatgataggttaattatgtcaatcaagtgtgtaagtggtagggtaacatttgaaacaggtgtgtgagtgctagggcaaaaacaaaaacgtacactcccaaggaccaggattgggaaacactgaattaagcaattaacatcctacCATGGTCTgtgcatgtataaaaatgcttaGTAGGCCCAGCTGACATCAGTTTTGAATCAAGTTAGCAAGAAGAAAGAacctaagtgactttgaaagagtgTTCATCTTTGGAGCACAGACGGCAGGAGCTTCAGTTATAAAGATACTCAACTGGCTAGTGTTTCAATAGGAACAGTGACTAAATCTATGCAGGATGTGTCAGCAAGAACAGTCCAAAATTATACAGAGATGGACATTATAGTAGAGATGCAGGCAGAGCCAAACACCATTTCCGTTAACAATATACATTTAAGTTAGCTGTGTAAAATCAGTATTGGAATAATTAACGTTCGTTACATTTGACCTCCGGTAACTTAAGTCTGCTAACACAAAACTTcataaatatacttttaaaaccCTCCCGAGTCTTCAGTACGGAGTGGGGAACGAGACCAAATCCAATGCTTGCTGTGCTGAATATGTAGATAATATTTTCTAAGTCAAGAAT
The sequence above is a segment of the Esox lucius isolate fEsoLuc1 chromosome 1, fEsoLuc1.pri, whole genome shotgun sequence genome. Coding sequences within it:
- the LOC109615691 gene encoding immunoglobulin superfamily member 10-like; the protein is MKCKRDRKYVRGQICPVCETPVHSQGQSLNHLPHDSFICSKPWIHPHLKDRNISLDEGDYTLVSPKDFIAPIGSLQMNITDQFHNDASLTCTVQRPSGMENLTLTQVEEGENNVTLLTASISTWLVCNIDYEHIQQLWRILATYSDMPMRLERGLMLSMTPVMIYKYSQIKPEEGQDEIHTDIEAEIKASPAWLMQGEVNFQLDRTTTTFSTLHVKYRSLVNLRIENKVSQSRDRYSWTIINRDNQTKTEQSVLIGGVAELNCQTFGEPKPSVEWILSDNSKVRAPYSSEDHRIVITADGRLTLRGADTSDSGLYHCIATNYLDADVLSFRVTVLSADVEEGEVNGVRLSRPLGQSLVLDCGSTGSPEASVQWILPDHTVLDKSYGNRKLYSNGTLSIKELTSRDWGFYRCLSANHMGVDLLTSLVTVTGEWSGRVTRVDSEGSGAQALVEIDKGIQDAEDSTSKIPSSSPSDRTSQESRTITSDRPYPRLRSTSQVRGLGSSGGRKRGPASSRRIWNRE